The following are encoded in a window of Rosa chinensis cultivar Old Blush chromosome 4, RchiOBHm-V2, whole genome shotgun sequence genomic DNA:
- the LOC112196416 gene encoding probable metal-nicotianamine transporter YSL6 → MVMDYKLTYPNGTATTMLINSFHTKSGAELSGKQVQCHGKYLSMSLIWSCFKWFFSGIGDSCGFDNFPSLGLILFKNTFYFDSSPTYVGCGLICPHIVNCSVLLGAIISWGFLWPLISQHAGHWYPVDLGSNDFKGLYGYKMVRVLK, encoded by the exons ATGGTTATGGATTACAAACTTACATACCCCAATGGGACTGCCACAACAATGTTGATCAATAGCTTTCACACTAAAAGTGGTGCAGAGCTTTCCGG GAAGCAAGTGCAATGTCATGGAAAGTATCTAAGCATGAGTTTAATTTGGAGCTGCTTTAAGTGGTTCTTCAGTGGTATTGGAGATTCATGTGGGTTTGACAACTTTCCTAGCCTTGGATTGATACTTTTTAAGAACAC GTTTTATTTCGACTCTAGTCCTACTTATGTCGGATGTGGTCTTATTTGCCCTCACATAGTCAACTGCTCAGTACTTCTTGGGGCTATCATATCATGGGGTTTCCTTTGGCCTCTCATATCCCAACATGCTGGGCACTGGTATCCAGTTGACCTTGGTAGCAATGATTTCAAAGGTCTTTATGGATATAAG
- the LOC112199177 gene encoding fasciclin-like arabinogalactan protein 21 — MDPNYDVIHAPVCESNSSVVFGSGGLKKKKSNMEWGRIVWLLSSKGFVPFAIGPHSVLDGILKDERNVSSVTIFVAPSLELGAHHHPRALLEKIVRYHIVPQRLRHRELSALPARTLLRTMVLGDQPLEVTGFMSFMPELVFNGVSIVAPDIYSSNPELSR, encoded by the coding sequence ATGGATCCCAATTATGATGTCATTCACGCGCCTGTGTGCGAGTCCAATTCGAGTGTCGTTTTTGGTTCTGgtggattgaagaagaagaagagcaataTGGAATGGGGTCGGATTGTTTGGTTGCTGAGCTCAAAGGGGTTTGTGCCGTTTGCAATTGGACCGCATTCTGTTCTTGATGGGATTCTTAAAGATGAGAGAAATGTGAGCTCTGTGACTATTTTTGTGGcaccaagcttggagcttggagCTCATCATCATCCTCGGGCTTTGCTTGAGAAGATTGTGAGGTATCACATTGTGCCTCAGAGGCTTAGACACAGGGAGCTTTCGGCCTTGCCTGCAAGGACTCTGCTCAGGACTATGGTTCTTGGTGATCAGCCTCTGGAAGTCACTGGGTTTATGAGTTTCATGCCGGAATTGGTCTTCAATGGAGTGAGTATCGTGGCGCCTGACATCTATTCTTCAAACCCCGAGCTTTCGAGGTGA
- the LOC112199999 gene encoding rho GDP-dissociation inhibitor 1 isoform X1, whose product MEAMSVTKDVGFSSQVQEVEFKNDKNNNKDAGGEPSLHQRDENDELKHEVDPDEEDELATFKCDKELVLGPKFSFKEQLEKDKDDKSLRKWKQQLPGNVNLSALAVGESKEAEVRILSMTLMFQEQPELVLSIPFTNKPKSNLFTLKGGSKFRTKFTFTVSKNIVSGLMSTASVWKTGVKVHSSKRTLGTFSPRPDPYTYETEEETTPSGMFARGRYFVKTKYLDDDGKCYLDASYYFEIQKN is encoded by the exons ATGGAAGCTATGTCTGTAACCAAAGATGTTGGTTTCAGTTCTCAAGTTCAGGAAGTGGAGTTTAAGAATGATAAGAACAACAACAAGGATGCAGGTGGTGAACCAAGCCTGCATCAACGTGACGAAAATGATGAGCTTAAACATGAGGTTGATCCAGATGAAGAGGATGAGCTTGCCACATTCAAATGTGACAAAGAATTGGTTCTTGGCCCTAAGTTTTCTTTCAAGGAGCAGCTTGAGAAGGATAAA GATGATAAGAGCTTGAGGAAATGGAAGCAGCAACTTCCTGGGAATGTTAATCTCTCTGCACTAGCTGTTGGAG AGAGTAAAGAAGCAGAAGTGAGGATTTTAAGTATGACATTGATGTTCCAGGAGCAGCCTGAACTTGTGCTGTCGATTCCATTCACCAATAAACCAAAGAGCAATCTTTTCACACTCAAAGGAGGAAGCAAGTTCCGGACCAAATTCACATTCACTGTCTCAAAAAACATTGTCTCAGGCCTCATGTCCACCGCCTCAGTCTGGAAGACTGGTGTCAAAG TGCACAGTTCAAAAAGAACGCTTGGAACCTTTAGTCCTCGACCAGATCCTTATACGTATGAAACTGAAGAAGAAACTACCCCTTCAGGCATGTTTGCCAGGGGTAGGTATTTTGTGAAAACAAAA TATCTGGATGATGATGGAAAATGCTATTTGGATGCTAGTTACTACTTTGAAATCCAGAAGAACTAG
- the LOC112199999 gene encoding rho GDP-dissociation inhibitor 1 isoform X2 — protein sequence MEAMSVTKDVGFSSQVQEVEFKNDKNNNKDAGGEPSLHQRDENDELKHEVDPDEEDELATFKCDKELVLGPKFSFKEQLEKDKDDKSLRKWKQQLPGNVNLSALAVGESKEAEVRILSMTLMFQEQPELVLSIPFTNKPKSNLFTLKGGSKFRTKFTFTVSKNIVSGLMSTASVWKTGVKVHSSKRTLGTFSPRPDPYTYETEEETTPSGMFARVSG from the exons ATGGAAGCTATGTCTGTAACCAAAGATGTTGGTTTCAGTTCTCAAGTTCAGGAAGTGGAGTTTAAGAATGATAAGAACAACAACAAGGATGCAGGTGGTGAACCAAGCCTGCATCAACGTGACGAAAATGATGAGCTTAAACATGAGGTTGATCCAGATGAAGAGGATGAGCTTGCCACATTCAAATGTGACAAAGAATTGGTTCTTGGCCCTAAGTTTTCTTTCAAGGAGCAGCTTGAGAAGGATAAA GATGATAAGAGCTTGAGGAAATGGAAGCAGCAACTTCCTGGGAATGTTAATCTCTCTGCACTAGCTGTTGGAG AGAGTAAAGAAGCAGAAGTGAGGATTTTAAGTATGACATTGATGTTCCAGGAGCAGCCTGAACTTGTGCTGTCGATTCCATTCACCAATAAACCAAAGAGCAATCTTTTCACACTCAAAGGAGGAAGCAAGTTCCGGACCAAATTCACATTCACTGTCTCAAAAAACATTGTCTCAGGCCTCATGTCCACCGCCTCAGTCTGGAAGACTGGTGTCAAAG TGCACAGTTCAAAAAGAACGCTTGGAACCTTTAGTCCTCGACCAGATCCTTATACGTATGAAACTGAAGAAGAAACTACCCCTTCAGGCATGTTTGCCAGGG TATCTGGATGA